One segment of Enterobacter ludwigii DNA contains the following:
- a CDS encoding NAD(P)(+) transhydrogenase (Re/Si-specific) subunit beta gives MLPAGLKWCVRAYASVFCQPRLQELTSRLIALGVKVRFGIHPVAGRLPGHMNMLLAEAQVSYDIVLEMEEINDDFSDTDVVLVIGANDTVNPAAQEDPGSPIAGMPVLEVWKAQQVVVFKRSMNTGYAGVQNPLFFRENTTMLFGDAKASIEAILAQL, from the coding sequence TTGCTTCCTGCAGGATTGAAATGGTGTGTAAGGGCCTACGCGAGTGTATTTTGTCAGCCCCGCTTACAGGAATTGACCAGTCGGCTGATTGCGCTAGGCGTAAAGGTACGATTCGGTATCCATCCAGTAGCCGGGCGTTTACCGGGACATATGAACATGCTGCTGGCGGAAGCACAAGTCTCCTACGATATAGTGCTGGAGATGGAGGAGATTAATGACGACTTCAGTGATACCGACGTGGTGCTGGTCATCGGCGCCAACGACACCGTTAACCCTGCTGCACAGGAAGATCCCGGAAGCCCCATCGCAGGTATGCCGGTACTGGAAGTGTGGAAAGCACAGCAGGTGGTGGTGTTCAAACGTTCGATGAATACTGGCTACGCAGGCGTACAGAACCCCCTGTTCTTTAGAGAAAATACCACTATGCTGTTTGGTGATGCAAAAGCGAGCATAGAGGCGATACTTGCGCAGCTCTAA
- a CDS encoding oligosaccharide MFS transporter produces the protein MNKNYSMSCLFFLFFFIGWGCCYPYLSLWLTETIGISYTDVGLVYSFTAIIAVCVQPLFGFISDKLVYRKHLMWMLAIIITLFAPWWIYVFAPLLKYNVILGALAGGVYIGMAYGAGCGICEAYIDKVSRASGFEFGRARMFGGIGAAIGTFAAGKLYGIDQNMIFWLASAAGACLLLIVWKTKVDTSGTAGQQQMKTTPVTFHDAVALLKLKKFWFFAIYTIGVGAVYETYDQQFAIYYSHFFESKARGAEVFGYLTTGQIFLDAVVMFFAPWFVNKIGPKNALLYCGMIMSLRIIGSAWAIGPVSISLIKLLHGFESSVLLVAALKYIAANFNPLLSATVYLIGFQFAKSFSSIFLSTGIGHMYQSMGFTSSYIVLGGIALCFTLLSFITLDKARFFALQTATTH, from the coding sequence ATGAATAAAAATTACTCTATGAGCTGCTTGTTCTTCCTGTTTTTCTTTATCGGCTGGGGCTGCTGCTACCCCTATCTGTCGCTGTGGCTGACCGAAACCATCGGTATCAGCTATACCGACGTTGGTCTGGTTTATTCGTTTACCGCCATCATCGCGGTTTGCGTGCAGCCGCTGTTCGGTTTTATCTCCGACAAGCTGGTCTACCGTAAACACCTGATGTGGATGCTGGCCATCATCATCACGCTGTTTGCCCCTTGGTGGATCTACGTTTTCGCCCCGCTGCTGAAGTACAACGTTATTCTCGGCGCGCTGGCGGGCGGGGTGTATATCGGGATGGCCTACGGCGCGGGCTGCGGTATCTGTGAAGCCTATATTGATAAAGTCAGCCGCGCCTCCGGCTTCGAGTTTGGCCGCGCGCGCATGTTTGGCGGTATTGGAGCAGCCATCGGCACTTTTGCCGCCGGCAAGCTCTACGGTATCGATCAGAACATGATTTTCTGGCTGGCCAGCGCCGCTGGCGCCTGCCTGCTGCTGATAGTCTGGAAAACCAAGGTGGATACCTCCGGCACAGCCGGTCAACAGCAAATGAAAACCACCCCCGTCACCTTTCACGACGCGGTGGCGCTGCTGAAGCTGAAAAAGTTCTGGTTTTTCGCCATCTATACGATCGGCGTCGGCGCGGTCTATGAAACCTACGACCAGCAGTTTGCCATCTACTACAGCCACTTCTTTGAGAGCAAAGCGCGCGGCGCGGAAGTCTTCGGCTATCTGACCACCGGGCAGATCTTCCTCGATGCGGTAGTCATGTTCTTCGCCCCGTGGTTCGTCAATAAAATCGGTCCGAAAAACGCCCTGCTGTACTGCGGCATGATCATGAGCCTGCGCATCATCGGCTCGGCCTGGGCGATTGGCCCGGTTTCCATCAGCCTGATCAAACTGCTGCACGGCTTCGAGAGTTCGGTGCTGCTGGTGGCCGCGCTGAAATATATCGCCGCCAACTTCAATCCGCTGCTTTCCGCCACCGTTTATCTGATTGGCTTCCAGTTCGCCAAGAGCTTTAGCTCTATTTTCCTCTCCACCGGGATTGGCCATATGTATCAGAGCATGGGTTTCACCAGCAGTTACATCGTGCTGGGCGGCATCGCCCTGTGCTTCACCCTGCTCTCCTTTATCACATTGGATAAGGCGCGATTTTTCGCCCTGCAGACCGCAACCACACACTAA
- a CDS encoding GNAT family N-acetyltransferase → MGIQFRLAHASDVEAIFDVRTSVTENHLSRKEMQQMGITEATIAAMIAQGPCAWVAVDNGKIVGFSMILTDEGCLFSACVVPDYENKGIGRGLVSAAETELFKHHQIA, encoded by the coding sequence ATGGGAATTCAGTTTAGACTTGCCCATGCCTCAGACGTGGAAGCTATTTTCGACGTCAGAACCTCGGTGACCGAGAATCATCTCAGCCGTAAAGAGATGCAGCAGATGGGGATCACCGAGGCCACGATAGCCGCTATGATAGCGCAAGGCCCCTGCGCCTGGGTGGCGGTTGATAACGGGAAAATCGTTGGGTTTTCAATGATTTTAACGGATGAAGGCTGTCTGTTTTCCGCATGTGTAGTTCCTGATTATGAGAATAAGGGGATAGGACGTGGGCTGGTCAGCGCCGCGGAAACAGAGCTGTTTAAACATCATCAAATTGCCTAG